DNA from Streptobacillus felis:
GAATTTTGTGAAAGTATTATGTCTAATAATAGAGAACTATTAAATTTTTATATAAAAAATATTGATTTAGTAGGATATGAAAGAAAAAAAGATGAATATATTAAATCAGAATCAGACTTTTTTTTATCAAAAACTATACTACTAGCATTAAAAGGAAGTTGGGAAGATGTTATAAGAAGAGCAGACATATATTTAAATAATCCATCAAAATCTTCTTATGATAAATATAAGTATATAGAATTTGAATATTTAAAATCATTAGCATTAAGAGATGAAATAAAAATGAGAGAATGTATAGATAAAATGCTTGAAAAGAAGGTAGCTAAAAAAATGTTGAATGATATGAGTACTGCATTTGGATTTTATTTGCATATATTTGTAATAATGTATGCTAAGATAGCGATGTATCATGGAATAGATTTGGGTATAGATCATGAAATAGCCCCAAAAGAATTGATAGATATAACTCCAG
Protein-coding regions in this window:
- a CDS encoding Imm49 family immunity protein, which translates into the protein EFCESIMSNNRELLNFYIKNIDLVGYERKKDEYIKSESDFFLSKTILLALKGSWEDVIRRADIYLNNPSKSSYDKYKYIEFEYLKSLALRDEIKMRECIDKMLEKKVAKKMLNDMSTAFGFYLHIFVIMYAKIAMYHGIDLGIDHEIAPKELIDITPAKEYPEPYEFMKKFDLNTITKEEWLDWIYEYHYDVKELEEWIRMGSFI